A section of the Streptomyces sp. NBC_01363 genome encodes:
- a CDS encoding DNA-formamidopyrimidine glycosylase family protein — protein sequence MPEGDTVLQTAKRLHTALAGQVLTRSDLRVPRFATTDLTGRTVLDVISRGKHLLTRIEGGLTLHSHLRMDGAWRVYATGERWRGGPAHQIRAVLANAEHTAVGYRLPVLELLRTRDEEKAVGHLGPDLLGPDWDPDTALHNLLAAPDRPLGEALLDQRNLAGIGNIYKAELCFLARATPWLPVGDLAAPTAARLVTTAKQLLEANRDRPMRTTTSTAPRGYGPKERLWVYGRADRPCLRCGTPIRSADQDTRPTYWCPRCQSGPHTS from the coding sequence ATGCCCGAAGGAGATACCGTCCTGCAGACGGCCAAACGTCTGCACACCGCACTCGCCGGTCAGGTCCTCACCCGCTCCGACCTGCGCGTGCCCCGGTTCGCCACCACCGACCTCACCGGCCGGACGGTTCTGGACGTCATCTCGCGCGGCAAGCATCTCCTCACTCGTATCGAGGGCGGCCTCACCCTTCACAGCCACCTTCGGATGGACGGTGCCTGGCGCGTCTACGCCACGGGCGAGCGCTGGCGCGGTGGCCCCGCCCACCAGATCCGTGCCGTCCTCGCCAACGCGGAGCACACCGCCGTCGGCTACCGGCTGCCGGTCCTCGAACTCCTCCGCACCCGGGACGAGGAGAAGGCGGTCGGTCATCTCGGCCCCGATCTGCTGGGCCCGGACTGGGACCCCGACACCGCTCTGCACAATCTGCTCGCGGCCCCCGACCGTCCCCTCGGCGAAGCCCTGCTGGACCAGCGCAACCTGGCCGGAATCGGCAACATCTACAAGGCCGAGCTCTGCTTCCTGGCCCGCGCCACCCCCTGGCTCCCCGTCGGCGACCTGGCCGCCCCCACCGCCGCCCGCCTGGTCACGACAGCCAAACAGCTGCTCGAAGCCAACCGCGACCGCCCGATGCGCACGACCACGAGCACGGCCCCGCGTGGGTACGGCCCGAAAGAACGGCTCTGGGTCTACGGCAGGGCCGACCGCCCCTGCCTGCGCTGCGGCACTCCCATCCGCTCCGCGGATCAGGACACCCGCCCCACCTACTGGTGTCCGCGCTGCCAGTCAGGCCCCCACACCAGTTGA
- the rimO gene encoding 30S ribosomal protein S12 methylthiotransferase RimO, with product MPERRTVALVTLGCARNEVDSEELAGRLAADGWELVQDASDADVAVVNTCGFVEAAKKDSVDALLEANDLKDHGRTQAVVAVGCMAERYGKDLAEALPEADGVLGFDDYADISDRLQTILNGGIHASHTPRDRRKLLPISPAERQDAVVSLPGHAQEAEPAPAPEDLPDGVAPVSGPRAPLRRRLGTSPVASVKLASGCDRRCSFCAIPSFRGSFISRRPSDVLQETRWLAEQGVKEVMLVSENNTSYGKDLGDIRLLETLLPELADVEGIERIRVSYLQPAEMRPGLIDVLTSTPKVAPYFDLSFQHSAPGVLRAMRRFGDTDRFLELLDTIRSKAPQAGARSNFIVGFPGETEADLAELERFLTGARLDAIGVFGYSDEEGTEAVGYENKLDADVIAERLAHISQLAEELTSQRAEERLGESLQVLVESVDDEDGAVGRAAHQAPETDGQVLFTTREGLVPGLMVEAKVVGTEGVDLVAECAELVEAAR from the coding sequence ATGCCCGAACGCCGTACCGTCGCCCTTGTCACTCTTGGCTGCGCCCGTAACGAGGTGGACTCGGAGGAGCTCGCAGGCCGCTTGGCAGCGGACGGCTGGGAGCTCGTCCAGGACGCCTCCGACGCGGATGTCGCCGTCGTCAACACCTGTGGATTCGTCGAGGCCGCCAAGAAGGACTCCGTCGACGCCCTGCTCGAAGCCAATGACCTGAAGGACCACGGCCGGACCCAGGCCGTGGTCGCCGTCGGCTGCATGGCCGAGCGCTACGGGAAGGACCTCGCCGAGGCCCTGCCCGAGGCGGACGGTGTCCTCGGCTTCGACGACTACGCCGATATCTCCGACCGCCTCCAGACCATCCTCAACGGCGGTATCCACGCCTCCCACACCCCGCGCGACCGCCGCAAGCTGCTGCCTATCAGCCCGGCCGAGCGGCAGGACGCGGTCGTGTCCCTGCCGGGGCACGCCCAGGAGGCCGAGCCGGCCCCCGCGCCCGAGGACCTCCCCGACGGTGTCGCGCCGGTCTCCGGGCCGCGGGCGCCGCTGCGCCGGCGGCTGGGCACCAGCCCCGTCGCCTCGGTGAAGCTCGCCTCCGGCTGCGACCGCCGCTGCTCCTTCTGCGCCATCCCGTCCTTCCGCGGATCCTTCATCTCGCGGCGCCCCTCGGACGTGCTGCAGGAGACCCGCTGGCTGGCCGAGCAGGGCGTCAAGGAGGTCATGCTGGTCTCCGAGAACAACACCTCGTACGGCAAGGACCTGGGCGACATCCGGCTGCTGGAGACGCTGCTGCCGGAGCTCGCCGACGTCGAGGGCATCGAGCGGATCCGGGTCAGCTACCTCCAGCCGGCCGAAATGCGGCCCGGCCTCATCGACGTACTGACCTCGACGCCGAAGGTCGCGCCGTACTTCGACCTGTCCTTCCAGCACTCGGCCCCCGGCGTGCTGCGGGCGATGCGCCGCTTCGGCGACACCGACCGCTTCCTGGAGCTGCTGGACACCATCCGCAGCAAGGCGCCGCAGGCCGGTGCCCGCTCCAACTTCATCGTGGGCTTCCCCGGTGAGACCGAGGCCGACCTCGCGGAGCTGGAACGCTTCCTCACCGGCGCCCGGCTCGACGCCATCGGTGTCTTCGGCTACTCCGACGAGGAGGGCACCGAGGCCGTCGGCTACGAGAACAAGCTGGACGCCGACGTCATCGCCGAGCGGCTCGCGCACATCTCGCAGCTGGCCGAGGAGCTGACCTCGCAGCGTGCCGAGGAGCGCCTGGGCGAGTCTCTCCAGGTGCTCGTCGAGTCCGTGGACGACGAGGACGGCGCGGTGGGGCGTGCGGCGCACCAGGCACCCGAAACGGACGGCCAGGTGCTGTTCACCACACGCGAGGGCCTCGTACCCGGCCTTATGGTCGAGGCAAAGGTTGTGGGCACCGAAGGAGTGGATCTGGTGGCCGAGTGTGCCGAACTCGTGGAGGCGGCCAGATGA
- a CDS encoding CsbD family protein gives MVDEGAKDKIKGKAKEAMGKMTGDRRKEAEGKMDQAKGRAKGTMSGAQERAEDMKDSLRPDDER, from the coding sequence GTGGTTGACGAAGGCGCCAAGGACAAGATCAAGGGCAAGGCCAAGGAAGCCATGGGCAAGATGACCGGCGACCGGCGCAAGGAGGCCGAGGGCAAGATGGACCAGGCCAAGGGCCGAGCCAAGGGCACCATGAGCGGCGCCCAGGAGCGCGCGGAGGACATGAAGGACTCTCTGCGCCCCGACGACGAGCGCTGA
- a CDS encoding CinA family protein — protein sequence MTAAARVLELLVERGETLAVAESLTGGLVAAELTSVPGASQSFRGSVTAYATPLKRDVLGVDGVLLTQRGAVDPEVARQMAAGVRRVLGADWGMATTGVAGPEPQDGKAVGTVYVAVAGPDGVENMAELRLNGGRADIRRESVRSVLELLSAELGKNARAQDTEQNGGN from the coding sequence GTGACCGCCGCGGCCAGGGTGCTGGAGCTGCTCGTGGAGCGGGGGGAGACTCTTGCCGTCGCCGAGTCGCTGACCGGCGGTCTGGTCGCGGCGGAGCTGACTTCCGTGCCGGGTGCCTCGCAGTCCTTCCGGGGCTCCGTGACGGCGTACGCGACGCCCCTGAAGCGGGATGTCCTGGGTGTGGACGGCGTTCTGCTGACGCAGCGCGGTGCGGTCGACCCGGAGGTGGCGCGGCAGATGGCAGCCGGTGTGCGCCGCGTTCTCGGGGCGGACTGGGGCATGGCCACCACCGGGGTCGCGGGCCCCGAACCGCAGGACGGCAAGGCCGTAGGCACGGTCTACGTCGCGGTCGCCGGACCGGACGGCGTGGAGAATATGGCCGAGCTGAGGTTGAACGGCGGACGGGCGGACATCCGCAGAGAAAGCGTACGGAGCGTGCTCGAGCTGCTCTCCGCCGAACTCGGCAAGAATGCAAGGGCACAGGATACGGAACAGAACGGGGGGAATTGA
- a CDS encoding SDR family NAD(P)-dependent oxidoreductase encodes MPLTAYDLTGRSAFVTGAAGGIGRACAILLAAAGATVHCADLDEKGLLETRELITEAGGASRIHGLDVTDRSRVEAAVAAAGDLDILAAVAGIMHSSSVLETTDEDLDRVLAVNFKGVLYACQEVARSMIARGAPGSLITMASGAVDSAGPGLLCYSAAKAAVVQLTKTLATELGPHAIRVNAVAPGWIRTPMTTRHDADRQHRVEATMARISPLGRVGEPEDVAHTVLHLASDASAFMTGQILRPNGGVAMPW; translated from the coding sequence ATGCCCCTCACCGCGTACGACCTCACGGGCCGCTCCGCGTTCGTCACCGGCGCGGCAGGCGGCATCGGCCGAGCCTGCGCCATCCTGCTCGCGGCCGCGGGCGCCACCGTGCACTGCGCCGACCTGGACGAGAAGGGCCTGCTGGAAACCCGGGAGCTGATCACCGAGGCGGGTGGCGCATCCCGCATCCACGGCCTCGATGTCACCGACCGCAGTCGGGTCGAGGCCGCGGTGGCCGCCGCCGGCGACCTCGACATCCTGGCCGCCGTCGCCGGAATCATGCATTCGAGCAGCGTCCTGGAGACCACGGACGAGGATCTCGACCGCGTTCTCGCGGTCAATTTCAAGGGCGTGCTGTACGCCTGTCAGGAAGTGGCCCGCAGCATGATCGCGCGCGGCGCCCCCGGCTCACTGATCACCATGGCCTCGGGAGCGGTCGACTCCGCCGGCCCGGGGCTGCTCTGCTACAGCGCGGCCAAGGCCGCGGTCGTCCAGCTGACGAAGACGCTGGCGACCGAACTGGGGCCGCACGCCATCCGCGTCAACGCCGTCGCCCCGGGCTGGATTCGCACGCCCATGACCACCCGCCACGACGCGGACCGGCAGCACCGGGTGGAGGCCACGATGGCGCGGATCTCCCCGCTCGGGCGAGTGGGCGAACCCGAGGACGTGGCCCACACCGTGCTCCATCTCGCTTCCGACGCGTCGGCCTTCATGACCGGCCAGATCCTCCGCCCGAACGGCGGCGTAGCCATGCCCTGGTAG
- the pgsA gene encoding CDP-diacylglycerol--glycerol-3-phosphate 3-phosphatidyltransferase, producing MTGVPASAAGGSGAKPVRGGKLGTAAVNQASLWNIANLLTMLRLVLVPGFVLLLLHNGGYDPVWRSFAWAAFAVAMITDLFDGHLARTYNLVTDFGKIADPIADKAIMGAALICLSYLGDLPWWVTGVILFREIGITLMRFWVIRHAVIPASRGGKMKTLAQGTAVGMYVLALTGPLATLRFWVMAVAVVLTVVTGLDYVRQAVVLRRKGLAAERAAAAAAAGGPGPVPGATGSRDSAEAER from the coding sequence ATGACGGGAGTCCCGGCATCCGCGGCAGGCGGCTCCGGCGCGAAGCCGGTCCGCGGCGGCAAGCTGGGCACTGCGGCCGTCAATCAGGCCAGCCTGTGGAACATCGCCAATCTGCTCACCATGCTGCGGCTGGTGCTGGTGCCCGGCTTCGTGCTGCTGCTGCTGCACAACGGCGGGTACGACCCGGTCTGGCGGTCGTTCGCCTGGGCGGCCTTCGCCGTCGCCATGATCACAGATCTGTTCGACGGTCATCTGGCGCGCACCTACAACCTGGTCACCGACTTCGGGAAGATCGCCGACCCCATCGCGGACAAGGCGATCATGGGCGCGGCGCTGATCTGTCTCTCGTATCTCGGCGATCTGCCCTGGTGGGTCACGGGCGTGATCCTCTTCCGCGAGATCGGCATCACGCTGATGCGCTTCTGGGTGATACGGCATGCGGTGATTCCGGCCAGTCGTGGCGGGAAGATGAAGACTCTGGCGCAGGGGACGGCCGTCGGGATGTACGTCCTGGCGCTGACCGGCCCGCTGGCCACTCTGCGCTTCTGGGTGATGGCGGTGGCCGTCGTGCTGACGGTCGTCACCGGGCTCGACTATGTGCGTCAGGCCGTCGTACTGCGTCGCAAGGGGCTCGCGGCCGAACGGGCCGCCGCAGCGGCGGCCGCAGGGGGCCCGGGACCGGTCCCCGGCGCCACGGGAAGCCGTGATTCGGCGGAGGCCGAGCGGTGA
- a CDS encoding helix-turn-helix domain-containing protein, with product MILLRRLLGDVLRRQRQRQGRTLREVSSSARVSLGYLSEVERGQKEASSELLSAICDALDVRMSELMREVSDELSLAELAESAAASDPVPVPVRPMLNSVSVTSVAGVPTGRVTIKAPAEAVDVVAA from the coding sequence ATGATTCTGCTCCGTCGCCTGCTTGGTGACGTGCTGCGTCGGCAGCGCCAGCGCCAAGGCCGTACTCTGCGCGAAGTCTCCTCGTCCGCCCGAGTCTCGCTCGGCTATCTCTCCGAGGTGGAGCGGGGGCAGAAGGAGGCATCCTCCGAGCTGCTCTCCGCCATTTGCGACGCGCTTGACGTACGGATGTCCGAGCTCATGCGTGAAGTGAGCGATGAGCTGTCGCTGGCCGAACTGGCCGAGTCGGCAGCAGCCAGTGATCCGGTGCCTGTACCGGTCCGGCCAATGCTCAATTCCGTCTCCGTGACGTCGGTGGCAGGTGTGCCGACGGGACGGGTGACCATCAAGGCGCCCGCGGAAGCGGTGGATGTCGTCGCCGCCTGA
- a CDS encoding DEAD/DEAH box helicase, which produces MVGSALDSFSPATRGWFAGAFSAPTAAQEGAWRAIGEGSDVLVVAPTGSGKTLAAFLAALDTLASVPPPAEAKKRCRVLYVSPLKALAVDVERNLRSPLTGIRQESVRLGLPEPEVRVGIRSGDTPPAERRSMATRPPDILITTPESLFLMLTSSAREALSGVETVILDEVHAVAGTKRGAHLAVSLERLDELLPCPARRIGLSATVRPVDEVARFLSPRRKVEIVQPPSTKRFDLSVVVPVEDLGELGGSPATDTDQAGQADKPSIWPHVEERIVDLVQQHRSTIVFANSRRLAERLCNRLNEIAYERLTGETIAESHSPAEIMAESGTAKGAPALLARAHHGSVSKEQRAQVEEDLKAGRLPAVVATSSLELGIDMGAVDLVIQVESPPSVASGLQRVGRAGHQVGAVSTGVVFPKYRGDLVQAAVVTERMREGSIEALRVPSNPLDVLAQQLVAMVALDSWQVDDLLAVFRRAAPFASLPESAFTAVLDMLAGRYPSDAFAELRPRVVWDRVAGTVTGRPGAQRLAVTSGGTIPDRGLFGVFLAGADPKKGGGRVGELDEEMVYESRVGDVFTLGTTSWRIEDITRDRVLVSPAPGVPGRLPFWKGDQLGRPLELGRALGAFLREIGGLSPEEARERLLAAGLDTWAADNTLSYIDEQRRACGHVPDDRTILVERFRDELGDWRVVVHSPFGAQVHAPWALALSARLSERYGMDAQVMHADDGIVLRLPDADLMGLDLLDFDPAQDLTQTPAQDPAPLPGPSYDSEQPPIGAADVTFDQGEIGQIVTDQVGGSALFASRFRECAARALLLPRRSPGKRTPLWQQRQRAAQLLQVASEFGSFPIVLEAVRECLQDVFDVPGLTEVMGDLEARRVRLVEVTTPEPSPFARSLLFGYVAQFLYEGDSPLAERRAAALSLDSHLLAELLGQAELRELLDADVLTELEQELQWLTEDRRIKDVEGVADLLRVLGPLTDEELAERGARPSWAPELSAARRAIRVRIGGADHWAAIEDAGRLRDALGTALPVGVPEAFTEPVKDPLGDLLGRYARTHGPFTSTEAATRFGLGTAVTDGALQRLSASGRTVQGEFHPAGIGQEWCDATVLRRLRRRSLAALRHELEPVPPAALAGFLPQWQHLGSNSLRGIDGLARAIEQLQGAPVPASALEKLILPGRVTGYTPALLDELTTTGEVVWAGAGALPGKDGWLSLYLADSAPLLLPPPHPLELSALHESVLTTLSGGYGLFFRQIADQVRATTHPDCTDPQLADAVWELAWSGRLTNDTLAPLRSLLGSGRTAGSTAHRARRSVPRGRYGSLTAAARPASRTGPPTVSGRWSLLPATEPDPTHRAHALARTLLDRHGVVTRGAVQAEGVEGGFSATYRILSAFEDNGQARRGYVVEGLGAAQFAMDGAVDRLRATSTARDRAEPGAAPRALVLAAADPANAYGAALPWPEPPDGAGHKPGRKAGALVVLVDGELAMYMERGGKTLLAWPTDPDDPALLAAAGALAAAARAGALGTVTVERTNGAPSLTSPLGRTLEAAGFLATPRGLRLRA; this is translated from the coding sequence ATGGTCGGCTCTGCGCTCGATTCGTTCTCACCCGCGACCCGCGGCTGGTTCGCGGGTGCCTTCAGTGCGCCCACCGCGGCGCAGGAGGGTGCATGGCGCGCGATCGGCGAGGGTTCGGACGTGCTCGTCGTCGCACCGACCGGTTCCGGCAAGACCCTCGCCGCGTTTCTCGCCGCGCTGGACACTCTGGCATCCGTCCCGCCGCCCGCCGAGGCGAAGAAGCGCTGCCGCGTGCTGTACGTGTCGCCCCTCAAGGCACTCGCGGTCGATGTCGAGCGCAACCTCCGCTCCCCGCTGACCGGCATCCGCCAGGAGTCGGTGCGCCTGGGGCTGCCCGAGCCCGAGGTCCGGGTGGGAATCCGTTCCGGCGACACCCCGCCCGCCGAGCGCCGCTCGATGGCGACCCGGCCGCCGGACATCCTGATCACCACGCCCGAATCGCTGTTCCTGATGCTGACCTCCTCCGCCCGGGAGGCGCTGTCCGGTGTCGAGACGGTGATTCTCGACGAGGTCCACGCCGTCGCGGGCACGAAGCGGGGCGCCCATCTCGCGGTGTCGCTGGAGCGTCTGGACGAGCTGCTGCCGTGTCCCGCACGGCGGATCGGCCTGTCGGCGACGGTCCGTCCGGTCGACGAGGTGGCGCGCTTCCTCTCGCCCCGGCGCAAGGTGGAGATCGTCCAGCCGCCGTCCACCAAGCGGTTCGACCTGTCGGTGGTCGTGCCGGTCGAGGATCTGGGTGAGCTCGGCGGCTCCCCCGCCACCGACACCGACCAGGCCGGCCAGGCGGACAAGCCGTCGATCTGGCCCCACGTCGAGGAGCGGATCGTCGACCTCGTCCAGCAGCATCGCTCCACCATCGTCTTCGCCAATTCCCGCCGCCTCGCCGAGCGGCTGTGCAACCGCCTCAACGAGATCGCGTACGAGCGGCTCACCGGCGAGACGATCGCCGAGTCCCACTCCCCCGCCGAGATCATGGCCGAGTCCGGTACGGCGAAGGGCGCCCCCGCGCTGCTCGCCCGCGCCCACCACGGTTCGGTCTCCAAGGAACAGCGCGCCCAGGTGGAGGAGGACCTCAAGGCGGGCCGGCTGCCGGCCGTCGTCGCCACCTCCAGTCTGGAGCTGGGCATCGACATGGGAGCGGTCGACCTCGTGATCCAGGTGGAGTCGCCGCCGTCGGTCGCCTCCGGCCTGCAACGGGTCGGCCGGGCCGGACACCAGGTCGGCGCGGTCTCCACCGGAGTGGTCTTCCCCAAGTACCGGGGCGATCTGGTGCAGGCTGCCGTGGTCACCGAGCGGATGCGCGAGGGTTCCATCGAGGCGCTCCGGGTCCCGTCCAACCCGCTGGACGTGCTGGCCCAGCAGTTGGTCGCCATGGTCGCTCTGGACAGCTGGCAGGTGGACGACCTGCTGGCGGTGTTCCGCCGCGCCGCGCCCTTCGCCTCCCTGCCCGAGTCCGCGTTCACCGCCGTGCTGGACATGCTCGCCGGCCGCTACCCCTCCGACGCCTTCGCCGAGCTGCGCCCGCGTGTGGTCTGGGACCGGGTGGCCGGTACGGTCACCGGCCGCCCGGGGGCACAGCGGCTCGCCGTCACCTCCGGGGGAACGATCCCCGACCGGGGGCTCTTCGGGGTCTTCCTCGCGGGAGCCGACCCCAAGAAGGGCGGCGGCCGGGTCGGTGAACTCGACGAGGAGATGGTGTACGAGTCCCGGGTCGGCGATGTCTTCACCCTCGGCACCACGTCCTGGCGGATCGAGGACATCACCCGCGACCGGGTCCTGGTTTCGCCCGCCCCCGGCGTTCCCGGCCGGCTGCCGTTCTGGAAGGGCGACCAGCTGGGCCGCCCGCTGGAGCTGGGGCGCGCGCTCGGGGCGTTTCTCCGCGAGATCGGCGGACTGTCGCCGGAGGAAGCCCGGGAGCGTCTGCTCGCCGCCGGTCTCGACACCTGGGCCGCCGACAACACCCTGTCGTACATCGACGAACAGCGCCGCGCCTGCGGCCATGTGCCGGACGACCGGACCATCCTCGTCGAACGTTTCCGTGACGAGCTGGGTGACTGGCGGGTCGTGGTCCATTCCCCGTTCGGCGCGCAGGTGCACGCGCCGTGGGCGCTGGCGCTGAGCGCCCGCCTCTCCGAGCGGTACGGCATGGACGCCCAGGTGATGCATGCCGACGACGGCATCGTGCTGCGGCTGCCCGACGCCGACCTGATGGGTCTGGACCTCCTGGACTTCGATCCCGCGCAGGACCTCACCCAGACCCCGGCCCAGGACCCGGCACCGCTGCCGGGCCCCTCGTACGACAGCGAACAACCACCCATCGGCGCGGCGGACGTGACGTTCGATCAGGGCGAGATCGGCCAGATCGTCACCGACCAGGTCGGCGGTTCGGCGCTGTTCGCCTCCCGGTTCCGCGAGTGCGCGGCCCGCGCCCTGCTGCTCCCGCGTCGCAGCCCCGGCAAGCGCACCCCGCTGTGGCAGCAGCGCCAGCGTGCCGCGCAGCTTCTCCAGGTGGCGTCGGAGTTCGGCTCCTTCCCGATCGTCCTGGAAGCGGTCCGCGAATGCCTCCAGGACGTCTTCGACGTCCCCGGGCTCACGGAAGTCATGGGCGATCTCGAAGCACGCCGTGTCCGGCTGGTGGAGGTGACCACCCCCGAGCCCTCGCCCTTCGCGCGCTCGCTCCTGTTCGGCTACGTCGCCCAGTTCCTGTACGAGGGCGACTCGCCCCTGGCCGAACGGCGGGCCGCAGCCCTCTCCCTCGACTCCCATCTGCTGGCGGAGCTCCTCGGTCAGGCGGAGCTGCGCGAGCTGCTCGACGCCGATGTCCTGACCGAGCTGGAGCAGGAGCTCCAGTGGCTGACCGAGGACCGCCGGATCAAGGACGTCGAAGGCGTCGCCGACCTCCTGCGGGTCCTCGGCCCGCTCACCGACGAGGAGTTGGCGGAGCGCGGCGCCCGCCCGTCATGGGCGCCGGAGCTGTCCGCGGCCCGCCGGGCCATCCGGGTCCGGATCGGCGGCGCGGACCACTGGGCCGCGATCGAGGACGCGGGCCGCCTGCGGGACGCCTTGGGCACCGCCCTCCCGGTCGGCGTCCCCGAGGCGTTCACCGAACCGGTGAAGGACCCCCTGGGCGATCTCCTCGGCCGGTACGCCCGTACGCACGGCCCGTTCACCTCCACCGAGGCCGCAACCCGTTTCGGCCTCGGCACCGCTGTCACGGACGGGGCGCTGCAACGGCTCTCCGCGTCCGGCCGGACCGTCCAGGGCGAGTTCCATCCTGCCGGTATCGGCCAGGAGTGGTGCGACGCCACCGTGTTGCGCCGGCTGCGCCGCCGTTCGCTCGCCGCGCTCCGCCACGAGCTGGAGCCGGTCCCGCCCGCCGCACTCGCCGGCTTCCTTCCCCAGTGGCAGCACCTGGGCAGCAACAGCCTGCGCGGAATCGACGGACTGGCCCGCGCCATCGAGCAGTTGCAGGGCGCGCCCGTCCCGGCGTCGGCGCTGGAGAAGCTGATCCTGCCGGGCCGGGTCACGGGCTACACCCCCGCGCTGCTCGACGAGCTGACCACCACCGGCGAGGTCGTCTGGGCCGGCGCCGGCGCCCTCCCGGGCAAGGACGGCTGGTTGTCCCTCTATCTCGCCGACAGCGCACCCCTGCTCCTCCCTCCCCCGCACCCGCTGGAGCTCAGCGCGTTGCACGAATCCGTCCTGACCACCCTGAGCGGCGGGTACGGGCTGTTCTTCCGGCAGATCGCCGATCAGGTCCGCGCCACCACACATCCGGACTGCACCGATCCACAACTGGCCGATGCCGTCTGGGAGCTGGCCTGGTCGGGCCGGCTCACCAATGACACGCTCGCCCCGCTGCGCTCGCTCCTCGGCTCCGGTCGTACGGCGGGGTCGACCGCCCACCGCGCCAGACGCAGTGTCCCGCGCGGGCGTTACGGCTCGCTCACCGCCGCCGCCCGGCCCGCGTCCCGCACCGGCCCGCCCACCGTCTCGGGCCGCTGGTCCCTGCTGCCCGCCACCGAACCCGACCCCACACACCGTGCCCATGCCCTGGCCCGCACACTCCTGGACCGCCACGGAGTGGTGACCCGCGGCGCGGTCCAGGCCGAGGGCGTCGAAGGCGGCTTCTCCGCGACGTACCGCATCCTGTCCGCCTTCGAGGACAACGGGCAGGCCCGGCGCGGCTACGTGGTCGAAGGGCTGGGAGCGGCACAGTTCGCGATGGACGGCGCGGTGGACCGGCTGCGTGCCACATCCACCGCCCGCGACCGTGCGGAGCCGGGCGCCGCGCCCCGCGCCCTGGTCCTCGCCGCGGCGGACCCGGCCAATGCCTACGGCGCGGCCCTGCCCTGGCCCGAGCCGCCGGACGGGGCCGGGCACAAACCCGGCCGCAAGGCGGGCGCCCTGGTGGTGCTGGTCGACGGCGAGCTGGCGATGTACATGGAGCGCGGCGGCAAGACGCTGCTGGCCTGGCCCACCGACCCGGACGACCCCGCTCTCCTCGCGGCAGCGGGAGCACTGGCGGCGGCCGCCCGCGCGGGGGCGCTCGGCACGGTAACGGTGGAGCGCACCAACGGCGCACCGTCCCTGACCTCCCCGCTCGGCCGCACGCTGGAGGCGGCCGGCTTCCTCGCCACTCCGAGGGGGCTCCGCCTGCGCGCCTGA